A window from Mytilus galloprovincialis chromosome 8, xbMytGall1.hap1.1, whole genome shotgun sequence encodes these proteins:
- the LOC143042240 gene encoding uncharacterized protein LOC143042240, with the protein MIKIVLFGLLAVGAMAQFPGLMGGFGGQLPSGAMDMLKDLKPDDIKNAIKHMSPEMRDMARSMGITEDQIKNAVKNMPEDFDVSSMVSGLSGKMADNKDAMKDMMMKEMGEMKEQMKEESVKDFKNEMDNFGFDLSQGASGLRGQILPKMTEMMGENLRYEGIDTNDHEALRKNVHIEIRMMIGAKSDATNDEVRRMLKEKIMEEMKEDGVEFNKEKAQGEFKKAMMEELKDMGMDAKDDIDPSSLKDMLKTAMKSGKMGNTQGMMQQFLPMMMNLDIKIDA; encoded by the coding sequence ATGATTAAGATAGTTCTTTTCGGTCTTTTGGCTGTCGGAGCCATGGCTCAATTCCCTGGATTAATGGGAGGATTTGGAGGGCAGCTCCCAAGTGGTGCCATGGACATGCTCAAAGACCTCAAACCAGACGACATCAAAAACGCCATTAAACACATGTCACCGGAAATGAGAGACATGGCTAGAAGTATGGGAATCACCGAAGACCAAATAAAGAACGCCGTCAAAAATATGCCAGAGGATTTCGACGTGTCTTCCATGGTTTCCGGTCTGTCTGGTAAAATGGCCGACAACAAGGATGCAATGAAGGACATGATGATGAAAGAAATGGGCGAAATGAAAGAACAGATGAAAGAGGAATCTGTTAAAGATTTCAAAAATGAGATGGACAACTTTGGATTTGATTTGAGTCAAGGTGCTTCTGGGCTCAGAGGTCAAATTTTACCAAAAATGACCGAAATGATGGGAGAGAATCTTAGATACGAAGGTATTGACACTAATGATCACGAGGCTCTCCGTAAAAACGTCCATATCGAAATCAGAATGATGATTGGAGCTAAAAGCGATGCCACTAACGATGAAGTCAGAAGAATGCTCAAAGAAAAAATCATGGAAGAAATGAAAGAAGATGGAGTTGAATTCAACAAAGAAAAGGCACAGGGAGAATTCAAGAAAGCCATGATGGAAGAATTGAAAGATATGGGAATGGATGCCAAAGACGATATTGATCCAAGCTCTTTGAAAGACATGTTGAAGACCGCCATGAAATCCGGTAAAATGGGAAATACTCAAGGTATGATGCAACAGTTCCTCCCAATGATGATGAACCTCGATATCAAAATTGATGCTTGA
- the LOC143042243 gene encoding periostin-like has translation MRSLYMCAVFLSCLSCSFGATILEYLQSKPANFTYAVQAIKIANLTSELQTGGPFTAFIPTDAAFQKIPAPILQQLLNDQTAIRSLLLKHVTNGALISPFIKSGDNEVSLGGTNLTLTKDGAGAVMVNGVKVILPDVIVTNGVVQGIDFVFNVPAASVNMVEYLLKNSDKFSDLTAALTLGGLLSALEGPGPFTLFAPTDAAFATLSTSLQSLASDMNLFKNILKYHVVSGSTYAADLKDGQKVSTLAGSAFTVTKAGTAVSIDHAHVTQPDIPVLNGVIHVIDGVLVPATF, from the exons ATGAGGTCTTTGTATATGTGTGCCGTGTTTCTGTCTTGTTTGTCTTGTTCTTTTGGAGCAACTATTTTAGAATATTTACAGAGCAAACCAGCCAATTTTACATATGCCGTACAAGCTATTAAAATTGCAAACTTGACGAGTGAACTTCAAACAGGAG GTCCATTTACGGCATTTATACCAACTGATGCTGCATTCCAGAAAATACCAGCACCAATTTTACAACAACTTTTAAATGATCAAACTGCCATCAGAAGTTTGTTGCTTAAACACGTGACAAATGGAGCACTCATTTCACCATTCATCAAAAGCGGAGACAATGAAGTATCCCTTGGTGGTACcaacttaactttgaccaaagATGGCGCTGGC GCAGTAATGGTGAATGGTGTCAAAGTTATCCTTCCTGACGTCATAGTAACCAATGGTGTTGTACAAGGAATTGATTTCGTCTTCAATGTTCCCGCTGCAAGCGTCAATATGGTTGAGTATCTTTTGAAAAATTCAGACAAATTCAGTGATCTCACGGCAGCATTGACACTTGGTGGTTTACTGTCAGCACTAGAAG GCCCAGGACCTTTCACGTTATTTGCACCAACAGATGCAGCATTCGCAACTTTGTCAACCTCACTACAAAGTCTAGCCTCAGATATGAATCTTTTTAAAA atattttgaaatatcatGTGGTCAGTGGGTCTACATACGCTGCAGATCTTAAGGATGGACAAAAAGTATCAACTCTGGCCGGAAGTGCTTTTACAGTTACCAAAGCAGGCACAG CCGTCTCTATTGACCACGCTCACGTTACACAGCCAGACATTCCAGTTCTCaatggtgttatacatgttattgaTGGCGTACTTGTTCCCGCcacattttga
- the LOC143042244 gene encoding transforming growth factor-beta-induced protein ig-h3-like, translating to MLKVILLSVFVPLCLAATTPATNDIVSVLAARTSESILVDLVKTAGLADVLSQGGPFTVFAPYDYAFNRLGNDTLTALKKDPNTLAETLKYHVVNGIYKLKDLHVNELQLDSLAGTKIRINYYFTARRHVTAEGSRIIRSDIMASNGVIHIVHDVMMPAAGSIVDVLTADGNFSTLVAAAKAAGLVEALQQGPFTLMAPSNAAFTALGDKVDKLLANPDLLKKVLLYHVIPGTIYKDGLHSGSLHTLEEADRERISASFFGTTVHVDGTTSVIKPDISATNGVVHMINHVLIPSSLRTQIMNL from the exons ATGTTGAAAGTGATACTCCTCTCGGTTTTCGTCCCTCTTTGTTTGGCGGCTACGACCCCTGCCACTAATGATATTGTGTCTGTACTTGCGGCTCGTACATCAGAATCAATCTTAGTAGATTTGGTGAAGACAGCTGGATTAGCAGATGTTTTGAGCCAAGGag GTCCATTCACAGTTTTTGCACCATACGACTATGCCTTCAACAGACTTGGAAATGATACTCTTACGGCCCTTAAGAAGGACCCAAACACACTCGCTGAAACACTCAAATACCACGTTGTCAATGGTATATACAAACTGAAAGATCTTCATGTTAATGAACTCCAGCTAGACAGTTTGGCAGGAACCAAAATCAGAATCAACTACTATTTCACAGCAAGG agaCATGTAACAGCTGAGGGTTCTAGAATTATCCGATCAGACATAATGGCCAGTAATGGTGTCATCCATATTGTCCATGACGTCATGATGCCAGCAGCCGGAAGTATTGTTGATGTTTTGACAGCTGATGGAAACTTCTCTACACTTGTAGCTGCAGCAAAGGCCGCTGGTCTTGTCGAGGCCCTTCAAC AAGGTCCTTTCACTTTGATGGCACCATCAAATGCTGCCTTTACAGCTCTAGGAGACAAAGTTGACAAGCTTTTGGCTAACCCAGATCTCCTAAAGA AGGTCTTATTGTATCATGTTATACCTGGAACAATTTACAAAGACGGGTTACACTCAGGATCTCTACACACATTGGAAGAAGCAGACCGTGAGCGAATTTCAGCTTCATTCTTTG gaACAACTGTCCATGTTGATGGAACAACAAGCGTCATCAAACCAGATATCAGCGCCACAAATGGAGTCGTCCACATGATTAACCACGTGCTCATCCCAAGCTCATTGAGAACACAAATCATGAATTTgtaa